The Apium graveolens cultivar Ventura unplaced genomic scaffold, ASM990537v1 ctg4983, whole genome shotgun sequence genomic interval GAATAACAGTTTCTTCACTATTCCGAACATCAGGGCCAACTACAACAAACGTGGTCTGTTGATCACGATTTTCCTCTCTATGCTGATCCCATGGCCATGTTTTCCTTTCCTCGAACGCCACATCCCTGTTTACAAATATCTTATTGCTTTGAGGATCAAGCAAGCGATATGCCTTTGTTCCTGGTTCATTGCCTTTGTTCGTGGTTCATTTCCAAGATGTATCACTGGTTTGCTCCTGTCATCCAACTTCTTAGTGTGTACCCCTGGGATTTTCATATAAGCCATAAATCCAAAGACACGTACATGGCCTATGTTTGGTCTATCTCCTTTCCATGCCTCATATAGAGTCCTTCCAGTTAGAGATCGCGTGGGTAACCTGTCGAGAATATACATGGAGTGTCTCACAGCTTCTCCCCATAACGTCAAAGGTAGATTCATTTATTTCAGCATACTTCTAGCCATTGCAACCACTGTCCTATTTCTTCGTTCCATCACCCCATTCTGTTGTGGAGAGTAGGGAGCTTTGTAGTGTCTTTCTATTCCGCTTTCCTCACATAATGTTGTAAAATCTTGAGAACAAAATTTTACTACACGATCAGTTCTGAGAGTCTTTACTCGCTTGTCTGTTCCATTTTCAACATGTGCTTTGAACTTCTTAAATGCATTAAGGGCTTCATCCTTACTTTTTAGAGTATATGACCACATTATTCGACTGAAATCGTCCACCAAAAGAAGAAAATACCTGTTGCCACCAGTTGTTGCGGGAGATATCGGACCACAAAGATCACCATGAACCAATTCAAGCACTTGTTTCGCACAGAATTTGCTTTGAGATGGGAACGATTTTCTGACCTGTTTGGACATCGAACAATCTGTGCACATAGTCTTTGGATTCTCAAACTTCGGCAACCCATGCACCATTTGTGTAGAATGCATGTGTCAAAGCTTGAAAATTCATGTGGCCAGTGAATGCCATAACCAAGGTAATTCATCTGTCTTAGAGATTAACAATGCAGGCTTACTGGTTTCTATAGTTATTTTATAAAATCTATTAGGGGATCTTTTCACCTTCATAAGtcgttttcttgatttttcaaaCACCCACAAGTACTCACCATTTAAGACGACTTTGTTTCCAACTTCAGACAATTCTCCAAGACTAATTATGTTATTGCAAAGCAAATGGATATAATTTACCTCTTCGACGGTGTGTTCTTCCCCATTTTTGCATGCAAAGACCACATGGCTTTTCCCCTTTATTTCAACTGGTGAGCCATTTCCAAACTTCACTTGCCCAGTTACTCCCTCCTCAAGTTCTCTAAACTTTGATCGTAATCCTGTCACTTGATTACTCGCACCATTATCCAAATACCACAGGTTTGAATCAGCACGTTCACCATCGTGCACAAGTTTTGGTACAACCTTTTCTTCATTTAGCAACACCATTTCTTCCCCTTGTTTACTGTGTTTGGCCAATAAGAGTGCTAGCTCGTCATCCTTGATTTGTGCCATATTTATTTCTTACTTTTGTTCCTTTTCTCTCCCGGTTTTTCGACACTCTGCAGCGAAGTAACCATATATGCCGCAGTTATAGCATTTTACTCTGCTTTTGTCGCGTAACCCACGTCCACCTTCCTTTCAACGATTTCTTTGGCTGGACGACCCCTCTGCACCTCCTCTGCTATTCCGTTTGATCCACTCCTCCCTAGTCAACAGAAGTTTTCCATCACTGTTTTCCCATTTTATTTGTAAAAGTTTGGAGATTGTAATATGAGTTTATACCTCTTTTTTCATCTTCAATTCATGATACAGTTTATTTGACCAGTTTCCGAGAAATTATTTTTAGCCAATGTTGGCTATTGATATTCCTTCCCATAAACTATATTGGCTATTGATATGCCTTCCTAGAAACTATATGCAGTAACAGGTTTCGACCATATTGATTTTCTTTTAGAAACATTGTCTAAGGAtttttttcacaaataaatatGTACATATGTACTTATGCTAGATATTAATTAGATATCAAAGATATTAATAGGATTATTTTGGATATCTATCAAGTTGGacttttcaaaatttaaatttcatgaaatatgctgttattaaatattaaagtaaaaataAGTTGGGAAAAAGATTTTTAATGTATTTTGGAGTTCTATCTCGAATTCTCTATACTCGAGGCATGTTGGTTTGTTGTGTACTTCCTAGAAACCCTATGATTTTTGTATTAATTTCAATAGGTTATCTGAAGTTGCATTTGAATCATAATAATGAAAATATTCTATTACTTAAGTAATGAAAAGGAAAACAAATAATAATCAGATTATCAGAGGgttatttcaaataaaaattgatAAATATTGGGGAAATGTTATGATCGGTAGCTATACTGGTAGGCgcaaaaagaaaagagaagtaAAAAGGAGAAGACATCTTGTTACTTCACCCTATTTTTGGTCAATGACTTTCACATCTGTACTTGTGTTTCAGCTAGTCCAGCAATACTTGGTAGTTCGAGCAGTGAAGATGGGGAGGCCTAATATGCACACAGAGTGGAGTAGCCCACTGGTGCATTCTAGAAGATAACCGAAAATTTAGCACCAAATCGGGGCATAACTTGTGCATGTTCTTCATCTCGGATTCCATCATACTCAGCAATTTGACTTGATGTTTATGTTAAAAACATCAAAGTACTTTTTAATAGTTTTTAATAGTTTTTAATAGTTTTTTTCCATTGTGAAAGCATCTTCTGTTCAGCTGGAGGTTCAATATTAAGACGATATATGCACACAGAGTGGAGTAGCCCACTGGTGCATTCTAGAAGATAACCGTAAATTTAGTACCAAATCGGGGCATAACTTGTGCATGTTCTTCATCTCAGATTCCATCATACTCAGCAATTTGACTTGGTGTTTATGTTAAAAAATATCAAAGTactttttaatagttttttcCCCTGTTCCCCTATTCCCATGTGAAAGCCCCtaatttaatttgaataaattaatttaaCTTTTACTTCAAAAGatgatttttatataattattgttAAAATGCAATTAAATGGCTCCAAAAGTTTAACTGTcatgtaaatatataatattacaaaaacatagtaaaaataattttaaccTTGTGATTTGACAGGATTTTGCCCTCTTTGGTATGAAAAACAATGAGATTAAGAAGGTAGTACGTTGAGGGAAATAATTAACGTGCCTCTTTTGTTTTTGATGAATAATTACGGATCttgttttttaaattttgttgccaagttattttgtcttattgattattttcgtacgaaaatatataaagtaaactctctttatttttgtagtttttgcatatatgtgtattaatttaataataatagcaataataataataataataataataattttaatttatttgcattattatattaatattaatatttactGCTATAGGTGTGATGCAAGAATCATTTAGTAGTTGTTAGGGCTAGAATTCAATGTATCCTATGTTGGGTCGTTTAATCTAAACTTGGGAAGCTCGTTTATTTATTTCTTAGTTGCTATCTTAATTAAACTATCGTGCAAAGTTTGTTTGGATCGTGTTGACGTGGTCTAAAGAACTGGAAAGGGCGTTGTTGAATAAATGTTAGTCTTTGAGATGATGTAGGACTTTAGTTGTTTAGTTGCTATTTTGTAGGACATTTACTTGCATTATTTTAGTTTAAGTATTGTAGTTCATTATCAAATAATAAAAGCTGTTCAACGCTATCTTTATCAAAATACACATACAGACACTTAAGTTGCATATCTTTGTGCCAATattctggtatcagagctttggtCGTCCAGTTGATGCCCAAGTACATGCCAAAGACACAAACGATGGAGTCGGGGAAGATTAAAGAAGGAACGATCAGCTTGAGTTATCCAATGTTGTCACGAGCAAACTACACAGCATGGGCTATGAAAATGAAAGTATATATGTAGGCCCATGGAGTTTGGGAAGCGATATCACCAAAAGATCCCAAAACGACGGTGGTTGAAGACAAGGTAGATAAAATTGCTCTCGCAGCAATATACCAGGGCATACCAGAAGATGTCCTCTTATCCATTGCAGATAAGGAAACCGCCAAGGAAGCCTGGGATGCAATTAAAGTGACGTGCCAAGGTGCGGAGCGCGTCAAAACGGTGAAAGTACAGACTCTTAAGACGGAGTTCGAGTCTATGATGATGAAGGACACAGAGATTGTAGATCATTTCAGTATGAAACTGACAGGATTGGTCACAAACATTCGGGAATTAGGAGAGGAAGTAGCTGAAAGCTACGTGGTCAAAAAATTATTGCGTGTAGTTCCGTCAAAATTTTTACAATTGCCTCTACTATAGAACAATTTGGCAATCTGGACTCCATGACAGTAGAAGAAATCTTGGGCTCTCTTAAGGCCCATGAAGAACGCCTCAAAGGGCAAGTGGAAACTGGTGGAAATAAGCTATTACTCACCAG includes:
- the LOC141702393 gene encoding uncharacterized protein LOC141702393; the protein is MTFTSVLVFQLVQQYLVVRAVKMGRPNMHTEWSSPLDFALFGMKNNEIKKAHGVWEAISPKDPKTTVVEDKVDKIALAAIYQGIPEDVLLSIADKETAKEAWDAIKVTCQGAERVKTVKVQTLKTEFESMMMKDTEIVDHFSMKLTGLVTNIRELGEEVAESYVVKKLLRVVPSKFLQLPLL